Part of the Ornithodoros turicata isolate Travis chromosome 6, ASM3712646v1, whole genome shotgun sequence genome, gaatgtaacgcgttaccggtaacgcactactttgtaacgcgttactccccacctatggaaACAGGTGACAGGGTATACTCTatgcacctctcagtaagtgtatccactcccgttcgctgctagggcgtcgctccgatcaagaaatacgtcgctctggtgttccgtaaacgtttgtcgggatctgtactaATGTGTCCACAAGCGGAAATAACTTATCGGTACGCTTCAGCTTGAGCATCTCGTCTATAGGGCCTATTGCGACGTCCGCACAGGCCCCAGAATCCCCCGGAACGGTGGCGTCCACGACGGAAGTTGAGCTCGCCACTGAGAGACATTCTGAACGATACCATTTCCTCGCGAAAGAAGTCCGCAGGATGACAAGGGCGTCCCTCCAGGTCCCTCAAGAATTCGTCGAGGCACACCGGGTAGAGGAGCAGCCCGAAGAAAAACAGCAGCCAGAAGAAAAGCAGAACATGGCGGGCCAGCCGAGCAAGTTCAGGAGACCCTCCATTGCAGTAGCCAAAAAAGTTATGTCGAATCGGAGGAAGTCAAGTGTCAAGGCTGCACTGGGGAGCAAGGCAACCGGTACGTGTTATGTAGTTTTGTTAGAGTGAGGTATGAATTCGTAAAGGTTTAGTCGTTATTGACGTCATCACTACAATGCGCGAGTGCGAAAGGAATGCCAGCATGCCACTCCTACCGAGCGACCATCGGCAGACAAAAGTACCCGAGCCCTCTGCCAGCGGAGTCGACCCTATATAGTGTCGCCACTCACTGACTAGATGCCGAGCTAGATTTTGCATTTGCCCGCACAAACAAAATGAGAACTTTGATGCGTGTGCACATATGCTCTTCTTGCGACAATCTGCTTCGGTGTGGAGAATTTGGTTATGTGCAAAGCGAAGTGGTGCTATGCAATAGGTTGTCTTCAGTGACGACAGCTTGTGCTCTTGAGAACCGCGAGTAACATAAAACATCTAGGTCAGTTTAGAAAAATTCAGTTTCAACGTGCTTTTTATGTCATTATTACTCCATTATTTCACATGCTGGCAACTTGCACTCTTATACTCAACTTGCCACAAAATTATAGAAGCACCCGTTCTGCAGGGGTCTCCAGAGGAGGCAGCCACCTGTATGGTCAGCCACAACGCGAAGTAGCTATCCCTGTATAAGCTACCAATATTCCGGCTGCGGCATGCTAAAACTGTCGCAATATCTAAAAGGATACACTCgggatacacacacacacatattcgATATGTAGTGAAAAAGATAAGGGCTATTTATCGCCGATACCGCTCATTGCCTCGTTTTTAGTCCAAAAGCAATGAGGAGGCGTTGGTAAAGCAAGAGCGGGTACTTTCCGCTGCAGTACTTCGCAGTATCAAAGCGTGAAGACTCTGACCACGGAGCGTTGCATTGGACAAAGCTCATCGCAGTGGTCGGAGCCCCGCTGGAGACTATATCACTGCCTATGCCACTAATCCACTCGACTAGGAGACTATATCTTGTGCCTTCGGAATCCTACATGAGTTATGCCATTGCAATCCTCGCGTCTCGCTCAATATTGTTTCTGCATGTGTCTGGCAACCTTGTGCTTTCGTCCCGATGGGCTGCTAAAACCCCTTAAAGGAGTACCATCCCAATACCCAGTAAAggagggccatcaaaaaaaaaattcagattaagacatctgacgaaagtgtgtgtcattataccgaatagcgcgaaaggttttgatgcgtgcaatttgtttcccagaaaaaactcaccactccagctataacgaggatgaggaggtatgatgccgcGTCACCGATGatggtataaggagaactcgttctggttcgccggtcagtgggggtcaggtcacggggggggtgggggtcagcgccttgtccgtttgccgccgtaaacctgttttgccagttctcccggagaattggggatagaaggagcggccgaagcattagcgagcaaggagaaaagctttatcagaaccccgaacagccgagtaacagacgacagcagagtagcagacaacatttctccaggccaatcagcgagcgttctccttatagcgtcagcgcgaggttccaggcagatcacaagctggtactgctcttaaccaccgttgcgcacggtcactttttgcggcgtattttaaattcaatttctgcggtgattatgactctgtggtgtaaattacttcgcatggtgcatcttactggcctacttaacagttttatagcaagaaaactgggtgttaaaaatgccttctgtgctactttaaagttCCAGCCGACATAAAAGTCATGTTTTCGATTGCCAAGACCAAGTTCAGATACTGTGAGCTTTAGGAACCAATGATGTAAGCTTGGTTCTTTTGCTTCAACAGCCGATGAGGAAGAACACCACGAGTCGACCCGCAAGAAAGCCATTTCCGCAGCTGCCCTTCTCCTCGTCATCGCCTCTATGACTGGTTTCTACTATATCCTCAGGGGGTTCTTATACACCAGCAAACTTAACGTGGAATGTACGTCCTCCCGATGCAGACAGCTCCAAAAACACATCGACCAGCTCCTCAACTACGGCGTTGACCCCTGCGATGATCTCTACGGCTTTCTCTGCAGCAACTGGGAGAACAGACCACGTAGCGGCTTTCTGCTCGATGCCGTTGACGCCTACACCAGCACCGTGGTCACGGCCCTCACTTCCAACCCATCTCCCTCGCCAGACCGGTACGGCATGCACGTCTTAGTCAAGATCTACAATGCCTGCGAACAGTACATGCGTGCCGACAGTATAGGGTTTGAGAATTCCCTACAACAGGTCATCCGTGCCCTTAACATCAGCAGCTTGCTGGATGCACGAGGGTCGTCGGATGTACTGAGAATCGTACTTAAGCTAGCACTGCAAGCCGGTATCTTCACTACCTTCACCATACAGGTCTCCAGGGTGGGCCTAATCAGTGTCTTGCGCCTGGATCTGGGATGCACAATCGGCGGAAAGCTGCACGCTGACTACCGACAAGACCCGTCCAGCTTCAAGTCTGATTACAGTGAGGCGGAGGAAACGAAAAGCTTTGTGGAAAGAATCCTGAAGCATGCTGGCAGAATGAACGAATCGCTGGTGGATAGAATGCTGCAGGTGGACGGCATAATTGGTAAACTCTTTATGCTACCAGCAACTACGGAGGACCTGACAGTTCGCGATCTTGGGAGTATCCTGGAGAAGACTAAGCCAGAGCAAATGTTAGCCATTCTAAACAGCTACGTTCCCATTGACCTGAAGATGGAACTGAACAGCCGCGTTCTCGTTCGTGGCTTCAATATCATCAGCCAGTCTCACAGCGTCCTCCGGAGCGACTCGTTGCCGGTGAAAAAGTACTACTACGCTACTAACCTCCTGGCCAGCATCATGAAGTACGGGCTCGCCAAGACAGCCAGTCTCCGCCACCAGATGATATGCATCCGTTCCACAGCAGTTACGCTGAGGCATACACTGCCCTACCTCCTGGCAGACATGCCCGGTTACAGGGGAAGTGCCGAAAAAGCGTCCAAGATCGCCTCGTCCGTCAAGATGGGCATTTCTGATCTCGACGACGCGATGTTGTCAGTGGTCATCTCTCACAAGGACGATCTCAAAGACGTGTCGATCATTACGTACGAAGCAGAGGACATCGCCCGTTTATTTGCCGTCGACTACCGCGCTTGGGACCTAAAGGGAGATTTCCTTACACTCTTAATCGAGGCCAGCCGGAAGGAGACGCAGATGCTACGAGAAATGCAGTACAGAGCGAACGCAACAGCTGTGTTGACGAATCAGGTGGGGAACAATCTGACCTACAGTTCTCTCGGCAACGTCTTGACCGTACCGACAGCTTACCAAGGACCGCCGGTGGCTTTCCTCAGCGGCGACGGTAGCATCCCGTTCTACGTCAACTATGCAACTCTTGGAAGTCTGATCGCGAAAGAGCTGATACGGATAATGATATACTCCGTACCAGGATCACCAGCATCTAAGGCTAAGCTGACAGAGACTGTTAAGTGCCTCGACAAAGTGCACAGGGCACTGGAACTGAGGGACACGACTAGAAACAGCACCGATAAGAGGACGGCCGCCGCGGAGCGCTTGCAGAGTGACCTGGTGCTCTGGACGTACGGAGCCAGGGCTTCATACCACATTATCAGGAAACTGCTGCTGACCCAAGGTTCCAAGGTCTTCGAGAAGTACTGGTGGACCGTTCAACGTTATTACTTCATCAGGTTCTGCATGCTATCATGCGTGTCCAGGGATACTCACCGTTACATGGACGTGTTCAATGAAAGGTGCGCCGTTCCAGTGATGAGTAACCCGGACTTCGCGCTTCATTTCAATTGTTCAGGGAGGCATCACTTCGGAATTCGTCCCTGCGTAACACGATAGGCAGCTACGAGTATACCTTATAACAATGCGTAGTACATATTTAATGATAAATCTGATACGATCATAACTCTCGTGTTGTCTCGTTTAATGTCGGGGTTCGAGGCTTTTCAACGAAGTAAAGAATACAAAGACGAAGTTAACACCAATATCAGAGGAGCGACAGTTATACAGTACTGTCCGATCACGTGATCCTGCACGTGACGCTTTCCCTCCCTCTCGAGAAGGCCGACAACGCGGAGCACCCTCATTGTCCAATCATTGCGGGGGACGTATGCTGAAAGACACTAAAGAaaccacgcttaaaattccacccgtCAAAATCAATCTGCTGAAATTCATGCTAGTAAAGTCCACACTGTCACAAGTCGTTGTTAGGCCTAGCGGGAAAGTCTTGCCGTACGTTTGTCGGTGGGCAACAGGATCTGTTCAACGAAGTCCACGATATTGACGTTCTCTATCTCACATCTGTTCCATAATTGAACTATGCTCCTGCAAATAATAGTTGAGGAAGTTGTTTGAGAGAGACGACGACGCGTATGAATACAAGAATAGGCATAAAGGGACAGGGTTTTTGTTCCCCCCTACACTCAGGGATATGCTGCCTACCTAGTCATGGCACGTGGAAGTGGTAGATGCATGGACGACTATACACGTGGGTTAGACGGATAGACTAGATCGATAGACTAGATAGATGGGTTAGATAGATAggactgtaggatgggacaagccacgacctactatagAGACCTGGACgtccgcaatgctcccagcaccggggtagtagttctggcaatcgccgcttggctatgggatttggcgctagctcgcactatttgttaccacgtgacttgtcgaaaccgcggcgatgtgTGGTAGGCTGtcttgacaacgacgaagcaccataagagagagaatagcgcgtgcttagcaacgggcttagcaacagcctgtgtatccctaGCAGACTAAAgacggtggcaagggtgattccctctccccaataatgctatgtggcgcctgcagcggtcactaacgtaactaacccatgaccggtctctcccataggggagcgccagctgtccaggtctctagtatagagtaggtcgtgggaCAAGCGTAAGGTTGCCCACATCactcttcaaaaataaagcgccacctgtggcacgcaagggatcATGGGAAGTTTGAGCGCCCTgcataataataatggtactgtgatgttgcACGTAAGGTTTgcctgcgcagtgtggcgacatgttgcacgtgccgtaCGTTACGAGACGGTCAGAGGTGGAAGTAGAAGAATAatattcccggtgtgcgcagcagcagcccGGAGCAGAcaacagagcagtgtccctcaaagttcccatgctgctttgcgcctcGCGCTTAGTGACGCGCGCATTTTTTTGAAACAGTCTATTAGTGAGGATGGATCTtgggaatatatatatatatatatatatatatatatatatcgacgCGTTGATTTCGCGAGTTTTCTTTGACCACGTTGGTATTCACACGATTCATTCTTCAAAGATTATTTTGGTAGTTTGAtttttaagagatttatttttcaaaGTACGCGCATGCGCCTACTAGGCGCCTGTACgcttgtaaataaatgacgtcagagatgacaTCAGCAGTACgaataataagcagtgcataattagccatggtgcgtttacattcgcgcactttgtAGACTTTGTATTCCCTTTCCCTAACGGTACCATATTAATCATCCAGGTCAACGATACCAGACGGGATGTAAGAAAAACAAATCACctcaggtttaatgacacatatcagTTCGAAATACATAAACTTATCACAGGTTTTGTGATTAACCGTTCGCATTTCTTCACTGAGTGCCCATAATGGGTCCGCTGCAAAAAACATGTCATCGTTGGTgcacacccaagcagcacaacgtactgaaagtcgagtgcaataggggtggacggtatgtgtcttatcaatgttcttcagtttcgcaagcctgttcaaggccttccacctacccgtccacccctattgcactcgactttcagtacattgtgctgcctgggcaacTGATTCCTGCTAGCACACACGCCATGATGGCTATAGTCTCACCATGacgaaagcttttttttttcttcgcggGGCCGcggcaacaggggatgcatcgcattcatctgttcacacgtctTAATATTAGTCTAACCCAAAGGtatacgaactccgtattacgaTGCACGGGCACACAGCACGGCTACAGGGACGCACGGATTGGCTTTTTATGAATGTGGGCTCGTGGCTTTTTagtaaaaattctgtaacggactaaaaaaaaagaaactatacATACCCATAGAAGTTCTTGTAGCTCCAAACATCTTTCCGACCCAAACCGTCTCTGCTGCGACTACGAACAACTATTGGATTGTGCAGTAAAACTTTTATTACGCGCCCGGAAGAACGTCTGTGTCCTATTTTGCGCCGCTAGTCGTAAAATACGTCCTCTTCTTGTATGAGGTTAGTTTTGAAGCTATTGTGTGGCTCTCAAAGGCAATTTTTTTTCCCTAACCTTTTATTGCCTCGTTGTTCGCTGTGGTATGGCAGACTGGATTCTCTCTGCGTCATGGCGTAAAGGCGAGTGAGTACTTTTGCACCATGATGAGCTGCTTCTTGCAGTTTTTTTGCACGGGGCCTCCCACATTGTACTTGCTACAATGTgaaataaagtttcaattcaattcaattcaatgatGGTGTACGAACCGCCTTCGGTAGAACCGCTCGGAAATCGTTTGCACAGTTCCATCTCAACGTCAAGATGATGTGGTTCTTCTGAGGGAGGTCTTCGAACGAGCGTCCAAAAAGAAAGTTTTTGTTAATTCACATTCGGCCAGGTTTCTGCAGGTGTTTATGTTTCGGCGAATTTCATTGGGAGAGTAATTTTTGCCCCGTGCTGGGTGGGATTTCGTACATGCTCCAAGGCGGTATCGCACGGGTTTGCTTTGCCAATGGAACGCTAGAATTCGAGGTACGATGCGCGTTCTGTGCATAGAGCGCGTGCTTTCTctcccccaacaacaccggatatcctctggatgtacgaataatgtcctaacgaattcgtacgtcaTATGGATATCAGAGGGACATCCACCGGACGTAccaatccgttaggacattattatccagaggatattcggagTTGTTGGGGTCGGATTTAAAGCTTTGGCCACGCGGGAACGCACGACTACCTGCGCGACGCACGAgtaagaattaaaaaaaacgaagagagagagagagagagaaagctcGAACACCACGACCTCACTTATCGTGTGCATGCCTCCTCTTCTCTCTGTGGTGATCCGCTGTTGTAAACGCTGGATCAAAAACTGTTGCTCCTTGGAGcaaattttttttcccctgctCCACCAATGGAACATTTAACGCATGCCCCGCTCTGCAAATTGAACAGTTTTTGCCCCTTCTCGGGGCAAAACTTTGACCCAGCTTTGCCAATGGAATGCGCATTGCGTGCGTTGCGTGTAGTCGCGCAGTTGTTTCCGCTTCCGCGAAGATGTAGAAAGGATTCGGTGCATCTAGGAACATCGCATAATGAACAATAAAGTATGATCGCGAATATTTGATTCATTGTTGTCCGCCAGTCGGTGTTATAAGTGTTTGGTCGTGAACAGAGGACGCGTCAGGATGTTTGCGCCATTGTTGCAAGTCATATATgaaagacacacacaaaaaaaaaaaaaaaaaaaggaataagaAGTACGACGTGGCCGATTTGGAGGTACTGAGGTTGAATTCTACCAttagctgtgctgtctggggacTTCCCTGTGTTTTCCTGCAGATTTTACAGACAATCATCGGCCGCTTTTCTTCGGCGACTTTCTCACGAGATCTTcgtggtagtttttttttattactattccattttattattattattcgattatttttttttactattatgGTCTTACAGAAATGTGGACCAGCTGCTAAAGGCAGAAGCTTGACAAGGCAGCTGGACCGACACAACATGTAAGCATTAATGCGGATTTTCTCTTAATTCCCGCACAATGAAGGGACTGCATGTTTACATGCTGAGAAATGTAACTTACATGAATGTGAAACTTGTTATCAAGTAGCAGTTTGAGATTGAAATCAGCGTTCCGACATGAATATGGCACACTCATAAGTAGCATAGCGTAACATAGAACCATCGAAATATGTCTCACGTTCATTTCTGTGCCTGCGCTGGAGGGTACCATTAACGATAATGAAAATGGTACTTGCGTTGCGCGATCCAGAGTCAAAGCAAGGAAAAGCGGACCCAATCTTAATGATAACCTCAGCTTTAGTACGATAAACAACGAGAGCCTTGCGTCTGCCAAAAGCATCTCATCTCCACACCATACTTTGGTATCATTTTTCAGCACGGACTCCCTTGGTTCAATATCACTAAGTGAAACAGAACCCAAACTCGGCCTCTTTTTTGTTCCTAATGTTGCAAACCTTGGGACTGGCCGCCATTGTTCCAAGTAGGAAGTTGGTTGACAACCATTGATGGATGTCCTCTGCCCGAATAAGGGATGGAAGGACTAACGACTGAAGACAGACGACCATCACTTCTATAGGGGGATGGGGACAGGCAAGGCGGAGATAGGGAAGAGAGGGAAGGAGATAGGGAGATAGTCAGCAGATCTGACTTAGGGAGTTGTAAGGGCATAGCCAATGTAGGGGCGTCCGAGTGGAAAGGGAGAAGGAAGACATATGGACGTTTGTCCGCAAGTAAAGCTGCCTGGTTTGCGATTGGTTAAGCAGAAGGATTGTTCTTGCTGAGTGGACACAGAGTTGATGTTTTATCAACGAAAGCGTGACGCGTGCAAAGCAAAAAAAGTTTCCTAATATCGTTGAGTGTGCGTTTGCTTGAATCGTGGAGGAAGGCATGATAGCGGGCGCCCTGTTCCTCTGCTGCGCAAAAGTGACGGTGACATTGGGTGCCAGCCATATGACGTCACCACCAGTTCtccagtttcggttttgcactTCTCTGCATAGTCATTTGAAGATGTGGCCGTAGGGGTCAATCTGATCCCCTAAGTTCCGTGCGcaaagccctctgattggccttTTCATGAAACGTGACAGTTACGCTCCGAAGAAGCGAAAATGCATCCCTTTTCATATACTCCCTTTCCTTTCCATAATGTTTTCTGCACTTACGGACGCGCATATATCAGATTACGAACTGACCTTTGATGAGTATTGTTAATGCATCAGGTGAAGGGGTGACGGAATATTAGAGGTGGTCTGGCAACATAACGTTATAACATGTTATTGGTTGGCGTAAGTATCGTTTTCGGCAGCTAGCGTTATACAGGTATCCTTATCTATATGGGTTTGCTGACGTGTTGTTTCAAAGGGTATACAAGCTGTAATATTAAGCACCAATTCGAGTACGTTTAATCAGATGAAGTGTTCAGACATGAGCATTGCCAAATGGCATCACTGTAGCATGTTCAGAAACTGTAAACCACTCCAGCTAAGTCGCTTTACCAACTCTCTTGCCGCAAAAACTTTAGCATGCGCGTATGATGAAAGTACGCATAAGTTACCCTTTAATGCATTATCAATTAATCAATTACCACATCGGGTGGCGTGAAACGCTTCACGCCCCTAAACTGAACTGCTGCAAAAGAGGAAACGCAACTTTATGTGATACCGAAGTCTGAATCAAAACAAAATTTCGGCTTGAACGAGAGGTTCCACGCAGTagtgttagcagacgacaaagttACCAACTTTAGTGACATCGACACGAAACTTTCCTTGCTGCCTACACTGTTATACAGCGGAAAGGAAACTTGACCGCGTTATTGCCCAACGAAATTCATCAATCTCCGCTTAGCGTTAATGGCGACTATGCTGGCAACAATCAGCGTCTGGTACAGAAAGCAGGGCGACGATGGAGGAAGCAGACAAAAGAGCTGCAACCGAGCATGCCTGATGGATTGGGAGACTGGGAGTCTAAAGAGAAAACAATCGGCTTAGAAGGCCACTTAAGAGGGACGCCGTACCTCGCGACAAGTCTTCTTTGGATGCACTTTCTTCTTGCAGGAGACACCTCACTCGACGAAGAATTAAACTACCATCAGTGAAATGCCTGAGCTGGTCGCTAGGTGACGCTCGGTTCCTCTCCACTTTCACGTTTTTGCCGATGGCGCTATCTGATGGAAGTTGAAGTGGGATGCggcttctgctttctttttttatcgtttcggtttcgtatcTGAATGCGACAACTGTGTCGGTGGATTAGCTTCGCAGTATGtgaggaagggggggggggggagaggcaGAGAGGAAGAGAGGAGAAATGTAGAAGTTTTTAGGTTGAAATGATATTGTTAGAGGAGTTGGAAAATGGAAGATTCGAAATGTACGGAGTAGACAGGAAGCGAATTACTCCAAATATGTACGCGTGTGTCCGCTCAATTCCGGAACTTGACCCCCCGCCTGTAAATCAGCGCTAAATAGTTTAAATAGCTTATCCCTTCGTCAATGATCCTTTTTGTGGCTATCtctattatttttgtttttgtatatTTTTGGCCCCACTATAATAGTCGACATTATTTCAAACTATAGCCTTTCGCAGTTTGAAGTCGTCACATATTTTTATAAATGCAATAGAATGCAGAACGGACTccgttattatttatttattttctgttATCTGGCTATGATGGCCAAATAACTATCGATATCCTAATTCAGCTTTTTCTTTGCATTATTTAAGCAAAGGTTGAGCTCTGTTCTATGTGTATTTTTGTTGCAgcgttttcatatttttttgcaTCTTTCCCGATTCTGCTTTAGCTCGAAAGGGAGCAAACTAAATAttttgtagatgggtagaaatccagcgaaccggtagaatgtaggaagggagttgcctcaggacagaagccgccgatatttcgaacagagactgttcttcttctgggctagGAAGTTGGGAAGttacccagaagaagaacagtctctgttcgaaatatcggcggcttctgtcctgaggcaactcccttcctaaatATTTTGTAGTTATGCGCGTGACGGTGCTGATTAGGTGGGCAACCATGGATCTTCGACTTAGTTTCTTTTTTAAATGTAATTAATACACATGCATGGTCATATATGTGTGCGTGTATATGCGTATAAACACTTGCACTCCTTCAAAACTCCAACTCTCCTATTCCCTCGCGATCGAAAAGATCAAACCTTTCTACCTCGTTCGCCAAATCCCATTTTCCctcctttcctcttcctcctctcctttAAAGCGGGGCATGTTCCTCCGCAGTTAATTAGAAGGCTGTGCTTAgcttgccccttttttccccctctttcatTTTAAAAGGTCTCATTTCCCCCTcctgctcctcctcctccttcatgGCGATTTCTCGGCCGAGAGTTCTTTACCGAGCAGGAACGAATTATTGAAATGCGTTTCGCCAGTCGGTCGAACCGCGTATAGGCAGGAGCTCCCTTTACTTAAATgcgcttttcttgttttttttttttttttttcactctaaCGAATATTGTTGCGTTTTTGGGGGAAGTTACCTAAGCGTAATTTGGTCTTCATCTGCATCCGCGAAACGCAAAGAGCCTTTAGGATATCTCACCTCCTTGGGGAAATGGTTTTCGCAAATTCAGAGAGTAAGCTTTGCGTTCGATGTTTTCCCAATATGTGATATAGGGCATATAGGGTTCGATATAGGGCAATCACCGGCATGACCGAGAGGGTATACAAGCGGGTTCGAATACCCGCAtaggttgtgctgtctggggttttccctggattttccggcagactttccagaagaatgtcggcacagttctcccccccccccgaagtcggcccaggaggcatactaacccccttgtctCCCGCTcgttcccgctgtcctctctccatctgtccacgtctgtacgacgctcatagccagagttgcttcgcgccgctaacacgtgattttctttttttataaagACATGCTAAAAGACTGGGAGGTTTCGAATCTCACCACCGGCGGTGGGCTGTCTGAGATATTCCCTGGGTCTTTCCAGAGGGATATGTCCTCTCTCCAACTGGTCATAGTCATGGCTGCCCCAATGCTGCTATACCCAATAATTGTGTCAGTCTCAAATCTTTGTCACTGAGATCACTCTTATGTAGCGCAACATTTACTCTTGTTTTCGAGAGCGTAAATAATGTCACACTGCCGTCCAACGTGTAACTTCGCTGTTTAAGGGAGCAAAAGTTTCTATACGGGGATATGGGGCAAATTTAAGCAGTTTCACTGAGGTTACTTCATTGCTTTGTTAACTAATTCAAGATTGGCCCCTTCATCGTTCAGGCCCTGTGCCTGACGTCGTCCTGTAGTACACACGCTGAGGTGGGTGACCGCTTAGACCGGAGAAACAGGGCGGTTCGCTAACACGCACCTACTTTGGCCGTCACTCACAAGCCCCTATTTTAGAAAAATACATGTAGTCATAGTACTGTATCGCCACATCAGTTCGGTGTATCAGTTCGCGCCATAGCCATGCCGTTTATATAGATCATCCATAGAACATATACCTTCCGTAAACAGCCTTTGAAGTAAAGTGCTATGCTTGTTTTACATAGCTGCAATGCCCCAACAGTAAAGCATCACAATTTTCGCAGAATTTAAAAGAAACGGAGTCCGTTGTACAGAAAAATTGGAATCTTGTTGTGTTTCTAATTACGTTttctacaacaacaccaaccgCGTTTGCGGCTATTTAACATACAAATGTCTCGTAATTCCTAAAtaaattttcaaaatttgcAGGCTAGGAGAGGGTATCTGGAAAGAGCAAGGAAGGTGCACAAGAATCCGGGAATCTTGGCAGGGGAAAGAGAGTCTGGGCACACTTAGGCGACATCGCCATAAAGTGTCACTCAAGACTCGGAAAACAGTGTCTATTTTTATTTAGTCCGTGAAAAGAAAGTGCTTCAAGCATCCTATACGCAAAATCTCAATCCCGTTTACAAACTCTGTGCTTTTCTGttaatttttgaagatctgctgagcctccacaagtttcggtGACGCCAGGAGccggtgacgtaatcataagcccgcaaattgcaatgatgtcatgttccgTAGAGGGCACTCGTCCCCTAGCAAGGACGCCGGcatccggggagggtcacgtggtggagaaatcacgtgacactgatcgaaagaggggaaaatgggagagatgtcttctcccttctttgtgttttctcgaaggtcggagcggtcggacgATATGTCACCTGGGGCttcgctaacggagtgcaaaaggGGAGCCCCCCAGAAGACGCGGA contains:
- the LOC135397283 gene encoding uncharacterized protein LOC135397283 — protein: MAKDPPRADEKSTKASKHHSKRQPGGLPKRSVEPSTKGSFISRASDARPHGTIPSLTKVTRMPGDTDGAKHPAEKLQHKASREGLIEPSSKVSKTSERHPGTKAKPSTSATNDGKVAKKRSVEDVKNTEVGVKGEATEVKEEEAAKTSAKDVKKRVATFAGPIATSAQAPESPGTVASTTEVELATERHSERYHFLAKEVRRMTRASLQVPQEFVEAHRVEEQPEEKQQPEEKQNMAGQPSKFRRPSIAVAKKVMSNRRKSSVKAALGSKATADEEEHHESTRKKAISAAALLLVIASMTGFYYILRGFLYTSKLNVECTSSRCRQLQKHIDQLLNYGVDPCDDLYGFLCSNWENRPRSGFLLDAVDAYTSTVVTALTSNPSPSPDRYGMHVLVKIYNACEQYMRADSIGFENSLQQVIRALNISSLLDARGSSDVLRIVLKLALQAGIFTTFTIQVSRVGLISVLRLDLGCTIGGKLHADYRQDPSSFKSDYSEAEETKSFVERILKHAGRMNESLVDRMLQVDGIIGKLFMLPATTEDLTVRDLGSILEKTKPEQMLAILNSYVPIDLKMELNSRVLVRGFNIISQSHSVLRSDSLPVKKYYYATNLLASIMKYGLAKTASLRHQMICIRSTAVTLRHTLPYLLADMPGYRGSAEKASKIASSVKMGISDLDDAMLSVVISHKDDLKDVSIITYEAEDIARLFAVDYRAWDLKGDFLTLLIEASRKETQMLREMQYRANATAVLTNQVGNNLTYSSLGNVLTVPTAYQGPPVAFLSGDGSIPFYVNYATLGSLIAKELIRIMIYSVPGSPASKAKLTETVKCLDKVHRALELRDTTRNSTDKRTAAAERLQSDLVLWTYGARASYHIIRKLLLTQGSKVFEKYWWTVQRYYFIRFCMLSCVSRDTHRYMDVFNERCAVPVMSNPDFALHFNCSGRHHFGIRPCVTR